The stretch of DNA ACCCGGCCTGGACCGGCTTCACGATGGCGACGGGCACGCTCCGCGGTCCCGATCCGCGCGAGATGGGTCGCACCGATTGCGTCGTCATCTGGGGTACGAACGCGGTCGCGACGCAGGTTAATGTGATGACGCATGCGATTAAGTCGCGCAAGGAACGCAGCGCGAAGATCGCCGTCGTCGATATCTACGACAATCCGACGATGAAGCAGGCCGACATGGCGCTGATCGTCAGGCCTGGCACCGATGCGGCGCTCGCCTGCGCCGTCATGCACATCGCCTTCCGCGACGGCTACGCCGACCGGGCCTATATGGCAAAATATGCCGACGATCCGGCAGGTCTCGAAGCGCACCTCAAGACGAAGACGCCGGAATGGGCGGCCGCGATCACCGGTCTCTCGGTGGATGAGATCGAAGCCTTCGCAAAGCTCGTCGGTACGACGAAGAAAACCTATTTCCGCCTCGGCTACGGCTTCACCCGCCAACGCAACGGCGCGGTCGCCATGCATGCCGCAGCCTCGATCGCCACCGTGCTCGGCTCCTGGCAGTATGAGGGCGGCGGCGCCTTCCATTCGAACAGTGACATCTTCCGCATGAACAACGCGGAGCTGACCGGAAAATCGATGAAGGATCCGGATATCCGCATGCTCGACCAGTCGCAGATCGGCCGCGTGCTGACGGGCGATGCCGCATCACTCCGCCATCGCGGACCGGTCACCGCCATGCTTGTTCAGAACACCAATCCGATGAACATCGCGCCTGAGCAACGCCTTGTGAAGGGCGGCTTTGCGCGGGGCGATCTCTTCGTGGCCGTACACGAGCAGTTCATGACCGAGACGGCGGAAATGGCCGATATCGTCATTCCCGCCACGATGTTCGTCGAGCATGACGACATCTACCGCGCCGGCGGCCAGAACCATATCCTGCTCGGCCCGAAACTCGTCGAACCGCCGCCGACGGTGCGCGCCAACCTTTTTGTCATCGAGGAACTCGCAAAGCGCCTCGGCGTTGCGGATCAGCCAGGCTTCGGCTTTAGCGCCCGGGAAATGGTTGACCGCATTCTCGAAACAAGCGGCCTGCCGGACTACGATCACTTCCTCGAGCATAAATGGTTCGACCGCCAGCCTGACTTCGAAGACGCGCATTTCCTCAACGGTTTCGCGCATACGGACGGCAAGTTCCGCTTTCGGCCGGATTGGGCGAACCAGCCGGCGCCTAACCGTCCACCGGAATCCGTCGGCTTGCTCGGCCCGCATCCCGAGCTGCCGGCTTTTCCCGATCAAGTGGATGTCATCGAAATGG from Rhizobium sp. 007 encodes:
- a CDS encoding molybdopterin oxidoreductase family protein, with product MNIATPIHAKSADPGKKVGHTACPHDCPSTCALEVEIAEDGRIGRVRGANDHTYTSGVICAKVARYAERLYHPDRLMHPLRRIGAKGEGRWQQISWDEALDEIAEAFMKAEGKDGSEAVWPYYYAGTMGWVQRDSIERLRHAKRYSGFFSSICTNPAWTGFTMATGTLRGPDPREMGRTDCVVIWGTNAVATQVNVMTHAIKSRKERSAKIAVVDIYDNPTMKQADMALIVRPGTDAALACAVMHIAFRDGYADRAYMAKYADDPAGLEAHLKTKTPEWAAAITGLSVDEIEAFAKLVGTTKKTYFRLGYGFTRQRNGAVAMHAAASIATVLGSWQYEGGGAFHSNSDIFRMNNAELTGKSMKDPDIRMLDQSQIGRVLTGDAASLRHRGPVTAMLVQNTNPMNIAPEQRLVKGGFARGDLFVAVHEQFMTETAEMADIVIPATMFVEHDDIYRAGGQNHILLGPKLVEPPPTVRANLFVIEELAKRLGVADQPGFGFSAREMVDRILETSGLPDYDHFLEHKWFDRQPDFEDAHFLNGFAHTDGKFRFRPDWANQPAPNRPPESVGLLGPHPELPAFPDQVDVIEMADAEHPFRLATSPARNFLNSSFSETKTSRQKEGRPELMINPQDAEINGIAHGDLVQIGNRRGEVRLHAHVTTEVKPGVLIAEGLWPNKAHVDGEGINVLTGADPVAPYGGAAVHDNKVWLRKDAV